In a genomic window of Vicinamibacterales bacterium:
- a CDS encoding DUF3500 domain-containing protein yields MKKLIVAAAVVILASIGGATLASSRSAGAMSSAAQKWLDALSAEQRERAAFAFDSEERLHWHFVPNEQFPRKGVNFKEMSEPQRGLAHALIKTGLSARGYLTATAIMALEKVLVEIEGPQRRFPRDHEMYWVTVFGTPGDKQAWGWRLEGHHLSVRFDVVGGSMTASSPAFFGSNPAEVRQGPQKGLRVLGDEEDAARALLDQLDATQRSTAVVQPNAPTDILTMVKPSVDPLTPEGLKMSAMNKTQREALTKLIDVYVGKMAPDVAAERMARLKKAGLDTIAFAWAGSTERGQKHYYRVQGPTFLIEYDNTQNDGNHIHSVWRDFNGDFGRDLLREHVKALPH; encoded by the coding sequence ATGAAGAAGCTGATCGTCGCGGCAGCAGTCGTCATCCTCGCGAGCATCGGCGGCGCCACGCTGGCGTCCTCGCGCTCGGCGGGGGCCATGTCTTCGGCGGCGCAGAAGTGGCTCGACGCGCTCAGCGCCGAGCAGCGCGAGCGGGCCGCCTTCGCTTTCGATTCGGAGGAGCGCCTGCACTGGCACTTCGTCCCGAACGAGCAGTTCCCCCGCAAGGGGGTCAACTTCAAGGAGATGAGCGAGCCGCAGCGGGGGCTGGCGCACGCGCTGATCAAGACCGGGCTGAGCGCCCGCGGCTACCTGACCGCGACCGCGATCATGGCGCTCGAGAAAGTGCTGGTCGAGATCGAAGGACCGCAGCGGCGCTTCCCGCGCGACCACGAGATGTACTGGGTGACGGTGTTCGGCACCCCGGGCGACAAGCAGGCGTGGGGATGGCGGCTCGAGGGGCACCATCTGTCGGTCCGCTTCGACGTCGTCGGCGGCAGCATGACGGCCAGTTCGCCGGCGTTCTTCGGCTCGAACCCCGCCGAAGTGCGCCAGGGGCCGCAGAAAGGTCTGCGCGTCCTCGGCGACGAGGAGGACGCCGCGCGTGCGCTGCTCGATCAACTCGACGCGACTCAGCGCTCGACGGCGGTCGTCCAGCCGAACGCGCCGACCGACATCCTCACCATGGTGAAGCCGTCGGTCGACCCGCTGACGCCCGAGGGGCTGAAGATGTCGGCGATGAACAAGACGCAGCGCGAAGCGCTGACGAAGTTGATCGACGTCTACGTCGGCAAGATGGCGCCCGACGTCGCCGCCGAGCGGATGGCGCGGCTCAAGAAGGCCGGGCTCGACACCATCGCGTTCGCCTGGGCCGGCAGCACCGAACGCGGCCAGAAGCACTATTACCGCGTGCAGGGACCCACGTTCCTGATCGAGTACGACAACACGCAGAACGATGGCAACCACATTCATTCCGTGTGGCGCGACTTCAACGGCGACTTCGGCCGCGATCTGCTGCGCGAACACGTGAAAGCGCTGCCGCACTGA
- a CDS encoding L-lactate permease, which translates to MSWIQVYDPLGSPWLSTGAAALPIVLLLAALAVLEWRAHYAALLGLVSALGIAVFVFGMPAGTALATAAYGAAYGLLPIGWIVLAAVFLYNLTVQTGQFEVLKGSVGRLSADRRIQALLVAFAFGAFIEGASGFGTPVAICSALLIGLGFTPLYAAGLSLIANTAPVAFGAIGTPILTLAAVTGLPAETLGAMAGRQLPFVSLLVPAWLVATMSGVSGLRAVWPAVLVCGGTFAVVQFAWSNFVGVELVDIAGGLSAIGALAVFCRVWQPKDHWMDASVAAAPAGRDSRAPARDNVARAWVPWLFLSVAVIVWGLVPVKAALNRGPLAPAWDVPQLHRTVFRDYPVVPEPVDPAQIQDPAYRARHAEAARFTFNWASATGTAILLAAIASAIYLRVSLAEFLAVGIATLRRMRTSLLTIMLMLSLGFVTRYSGTDATLGLAFTKTGWLYPFFATMLGWLGVALTGSDTSSNVLFGSLQKITAQQLGFNPILIVTANSTGGVMGKMIDAQSIVVATASTGQAGQEGRILRFVFWHSVALVTVMGVIVMLQAYVFPWMIP; encoded by the coding sequence TTGTCCTGGATTCAGGTGTATGACCCGCTCGGGAGCCCGTGGCTGAGTACCGGCGCGGCGGCGCTGCCCATCGTGCTGCTGCTGGCGGCGCTGGCGGTGCTCGAGTGGCGGGCGCACTATGCGGCGCTGCTCGGGCTGGTGTCGGCGCTGGGGATCGCCGTGTTCGTGTTCGGCATGCCTGCCGGCACGGCGCTGGCGACGGCGGCGTACGGCGCGGCGTACGGCCTCCTGCCGATCGGCTGGATCGTGCTCGCGGCGGTGTTCCTCTACAACCTGACCGTGCAGACCGGACAGTTCGAGGTGCTCAAGGGCTCGGTCGGCCGGCTCTCCGCCGATCGCCGGATCCAGGCGCTGCTGGTCGCGTTCGCCTTCGGCGCGTTCATCGAGGGGGCGTCGGGCTTCGGCACGCCGGTCGCGATCTGCTCGGCGCTGTTGATCGGCCTCGGCTTCACGCCGCTCTATGCCGCGGGACTCTCGCTCATCGCCAACACCGCGCCGGTCGCCTTCGGCGCCATCGGCACGCCCATCCTCACGCTCGCCGCGGTGACCGGGCTGCCGGCGGAAACGCTCGGCGCGATGGCGGGACGGCAACTGCCGTTCGTCTCGCTGCTCGTGCCGGCGTGGCTGGTGGCGACGATGAGCGGTGTGTCGGGGCTGCGCGCCGTGTGGCCGGCGGTGCTCGTCTGCGGCGGGACGTTCGCCGTCGTGCAGTTCGCCTGGAGCAATTTCGTCGGCGTCGAACTGGTCGACATCGCCGGCGGCCTCTCGGCGATCGGCGCGCTGGCCGTGTTCTGCCGCGTCTGGCAGCCGAAGGATCACTGGATGGACGCGTCAGTGGCCGCCGCCCCGGCGGGCCGGGACAGCCGCGCGCCCGCCAGGGACAACGTCGCGCGCGCCTGGGTCCCGTGGCTGTTCCTGAGCGTCGCCGTGATCGTCTGGGGTCTGGTGCCGGTGAAGGCGGCACTGAACCGCGGCCCCCTCGCGCCGGCGTGGGACGTGCCGCAGCTGCATCGCACGGTGTTCCGCGATTATCCGGTGGTGCCCGAACCGGTCGATCCCGCGCAGATCCAGGATCCGGCGTATCGCGCGCGGCACGCCGAAGCGGCGCGGTTCACGTTCAACTGGGCGTCCGCCACCGGCACCGCCATCCTCCTCGCCGCGATCGCCAGCGCGATCTACCTCCGGGTGTCGCTGGCGGAATTCCTCGCCGTCGGGATCGCGACGCTGCGCCGGATGCGCACGTCGCTCCTCACCATCATGCTGATGCTGTCGCTCGGTTTCGTCACGCGCTACAGCGGGACCGACGCGACGCTGGGGCTGGCCTTCACCAAGACCGGGTGGCTGTATCCGTTCTTCGCCACCATGCTCGGCTGGCTCGGCGTGGCGCTCACCGGATCCGACACGAGCTCGAACGTGCTGTTCGGCAGCCTGCAGAAGATCACCGCGCAGCAGCTCGGCTTCAATCCGATCCTCATCGTCACCGCCAACAGCACCGGCGGCGTGATGGGCAAGATGATCGACGCCCAGAGCATCGTCGTCGCCACGGCGTCGACCGGACAGGCGGGGCAGGAAGGACGAATCCTCCGCTTCGTCTTCTGGCACAGCGTCGCGCTCGTCACCGTGATGGGCGTGATCGTCATGCTGCAGGCCTACGTGTTCCCGTGGATGATTCCCTGA
- a CDS encoding protein kinase, producing MQCTACGATSGPSATACARCGIPFDPGATGVAAISPRGVADADATRLIDSDATRLGSLPAMPGTATLGAIPSADDLTIAHTPTRGSTRIDADVTMAHTPGGAPASATGPLAVGAAFGGRYHIIRMLGMGGMGAVYQAWDAELEVALALKVVRPAAADDPEAAAEIERRFKQELLLARLVTHPNVVRIHDLGEVDGIKYITMPYIHGTDLAGILAEKGKLPVRESLLIARQIAAGLRAAHEAGVVHRDLKPANIMIDAEGHALITDFGIARTSTGAGGPSGPVRPAGLPGRLTDGHTVAGTIVGSIEYMAPEQARGEAVDQRADVYAWGLMLYRMLVGRQAAATGAEMLASLRARMEAEPAKLRTIDRTIPEAVEALVSKCLQPDPAARFATSADLVTALNRLDENGVPIPLPVQLLKSARFWAAAAIAAIAIVTTTWVIADRPEPPTPDPIAVLVANFTNKTGEPVFDGLIEPAVTVGIEGASFITAYPRPAAERVGRRINAGTRLDESTSRLVAISEGIKVVLLGSVEKRGSGYTLSMQGVDPTSRKVLFTSKADARDRDAVLKASGTLAARVREALGDTRTADPRETLSTASLDAVSAYTRAQELSSAGKDQEAIEFFRKATSIDPSFGRAYGGMAMSATRLGRKDEAAKLWQEALKHVSVMSEREQYRLLGAYYMLVTRNIETARDTYEKLVKQYPADGAGHNNLAVSYFAARQFDKAMNEGRLARKIYPTNALYRSNYALYSMYAGNFAAAAEEASGLIADGLASYDTYLPLAISAIANGQPDAARDAYQRMAAADATGASLAATGLADLALAEGRAADAIAILQAGIKADQAQQNLAGITAKETALADAYGMQGNIKAAVAASGRALKLDRTEIQVLPAVRWLIAANQLNEAERLGAALEQNLEPRVRAYGRIVAAQVALARGKRVEAVDAMREALKLADLWLVRFHLGQAYLAAGAPAEAFSEFETCIKRRGEGYAVFLDDVPTARAVAPVNYWMGRAREGMGLTAQALTEYRAYVAGRAKDSPEPLLKDAIARMAKLE from the coding sequence ATGCAATGTACTGCCTGCGGCGCCACGAGCGGCCCGAGTGCGACCGCGTGCGCCAGGTGCGGCATACCGTTCGATCCGGGCGCGACGGGTGTCGCGGCGATCTCTCCCCGTGGTGTCGCCGACGCCGACGCCACGCGCCTGATCGATTCGGACGCGACGCGGCTTGGTTCGCTGCCGGCGATGCCCGGCACGGCAACGCTCGGCGCGATTCCCTCCGCGGACGACCTCACGATCGCGCATACGCCGACGAGGGGGAGCACTCGGATCGATGCCGACGTGACCATGGCGCATACGCCGGGCGGGGCGCCGGCGTCCGCGACGGGCCCGCTGGCGGTCGGCGCCGCGTTCGGCGGCCGGTATCACATCATCAGGATGCTCGGCATGGGCGGCATGGGCGCCGTCTACCAGGCGTGGGACGCGGAGCTCGAGGTCGCGCTCGCGCTCAAGGTCGTGCGGCCCGCCGCCGCCGACGATCCCGAGGCGGCGGCCGAGATCGAACGCCGCTTCAAGCAGGAACTGCTCCTCGCCCGGCTGGTGACGCATCCCAACGTCGTGCGCATCCACGATCTGGGCGAGGTCGACGGCATCAAGTACATCACGATGCCGTACATCCACGGCACCGACCTGGCCGGCATCCTCGCTGAAAAAGGAAAGCTGCCGGTTCGCGAGAGCCTGCTCATCGCGCGGCAGATTGCGGCCGGCCTCCGCGCCGCGCACGAAGCCGGCGTCGTCCATCGCGATCTGAAGCCGGCCAACATCATGATCGACGCCGAGGGCCACGCGTTGATCACCGACTTCGGCATCGCGCGCACCAGTACCGGGGCCGGCGGGCCGTCCGGCCCGGTCCGTCCGGCCGGCCTGCCCGGACGGTTGACCGACGGCCACACCGTCGCGGGCACCATCGTCGGATCGATCGAGTACATGGCGCCGGAGCAGGCGCGCGGCGAGGCGGTCGACCAGCGGGCGGACGTGTACGCCTGGGGGCTGATGCTCTATCGCATGCTCGTCGGCAGGCAGGCCGCGGCGACCGGCGCCGAGATGCTGGCCAGCCTGCGGGCGCGGATGGAGGCCGAGCCGGCCAAGCTGCGCACGATCGACCGGACGATTCCCGAGGCGGTCGAAGCGCTGGTGTCGAAGTGCCTGCAGCCGGACCCGGCGGCCCGATTCGCCACGTCCGCCGATCTCGTGACGGCGCTGAACCGTCTCGACGAGAACGGCGTCCCGATCCCGCTGCCGGTACAGTTGCTGAAATCGGCGCGGTTCTGGGCCGCGGCCGCCATCGCCGCGATCGCGATCGTCACGACCACCTGGGTGATCGCCGATCGGCCCGAGCCGCCGACGCCCGATCCGATCGCCGTCCTGGTGGCGAACTTCACCAACAAGACCGGCGAGCCGGTGTTCGACGGCTTGATCGAGCCGGCCGTCACGGTCGGCATCGAAGGCGCCTCCTTCATCACGGCGTATCCCCGCCCGGCCGCGGAGCGCGTCGGACGCCGGATCAACGCCGGCACGCGGCTCGACGAATCGACGTCGCGCCTGGTCGCGATCAGCGAAGGCATCAAGGTCGTCCTGCTCGGATCGGTCGAGAAGCGCGGATCCGGCTACACCTTGTCGATGCAGGGGGTGGATCCGACGTCCCGGAAGGTGCTCTTCACCAGCAAGGCCGACGCGCGGGACCGCGACGCGGTGTTGAAGGCGAGCGGCACGCTGGCCGCGCGCGTCCGCGAAGCGCTCGGCGACACGCGGACGGCGGATCCGCGAGAGACGTTGTCCACCGCCTCGCTCGATGCGGTCAGCGCCTACACGCGCGCGCAGGAGCTGTCGAGCGCCGGCAAGGATCAGGAAGCGATCGAGTTCTTCCGGAAGGCCACCAGCATCGATCCCTCCTTCGGACGCGCCTACGGCGGCATGGCGATGAGCGCGACGCGGCTCGGGCGCAAGGACGAGGCGGCCAAGCTGTGGCAGGAAGCCCTGAAGCACGTCAGCGTGATGTCGGAGCGCGAGCAGTACCGCCTGCTCGGCGCCTACTACATGCTCGTGACCCGCAACATCGAGACCGCGCGCGACACCTACGAAAAGCTGGTGAAGCAATACCCCGCCGACGGCGCCGGCCACAACAATCTCGCCGTCTCCTACTTCGCCGCCCGGCAGTTCGACAAGGCGATGAACGAAGGCCGGCTCGCGCGGAAGATCTACCCGACCAACGCGCTGTACCGCTCCAATTACGCGCTCTACTCGATGTACGCCGGCAACTTCGCCGCGGCAGCCGAGGAAGCGTCGGGGCTGATCGCCGACGGGCTGGCGAGCTACGACACGTACCTGCCCCTCGCCATCAGCGCAATCGCGAACGGTCAGCCGGATGCCGCGCGTGACGCCTATCAGCGGATGGCTGCCGCCGACGCGACGGGGGCGTCGCTCGCCGCGACCGGGCTCGCCGATCTGGCGCTCGCGGAAGGGCGCGCCGCCGACGCGATCGCGATCCTGCAGGCCGGGATCAAAGCCGATCAGGCGCAGCAGAATCTGGCCGGCATCACCGCCAAGGAGACCGCGCTGGCCGACGCCTACGGCATGCAGGGGAACATCAAGGCCGCCGTCGCCGCGTCAGGCCGCGCGCTCAAGCTCGATCGCACCGAAATTCAGGTGCTGCCCGCCGTGCGCTGGCTGATTGCCGCCAACCAGCTCAACGAGGCGGAGCGGCTCGGGGCGGCGCTCGAACAGAACCTGGAACCACGCGTCCGCGCCTACGGGCGCATCGTCGCGGCGCAGGTCGCGCTGGCGCGCGGCAAGCGGGTCGAGGCCGTCGATGCGATGCGCGAGGCGCTGAAGCTCGCGGATCTCTGGCTGGTGCGGTTTCATCTCGGCCAGGCCTACCTGGCGGCCGGAGCCCCGGCCGAAGCGTTCTCCGAATTCGAGACGTGCATCAAGCGCCGCGGCGAGGGCTACGCGGTCTTTCTCGACGACGTCCCGACGGCGCGCGCCGTGGCTCCGGTGAACTACTGGATGGGACGGGCGCGCGAGGGGATGGGGCTGACCGCGCAGGCGCTCACCGAGTACCGCGCCTACGTGGCGGGCCGCGCCAAGGATTCTCCCGAACCGCTGCTGAAGGACGCCATCGCCAGGATGGCGAAGCTCGAGTAG
- a CDS encoding alpha-hydroxy acid oxidase: protein MARQFVNVEDLRQAARRRLPRSVFDYIDGGADGEVTLRENVRAFEDIAFRPRCAVETPPPDLKTTVLGLPISMPIILAPVGSSRMFWPRGEEVAAAVAGAAGTIYCLSTLSGCRLEDVKKSTPGPAWYQLYLCGGREVASATVQRARDVGYAALILTIDTAVAGMRERDLRNGAKELLTRRVGPMLPYVGQFLSRPGWLLQFFRDGGLMKFPNVMLADGPMPYADVGLALEQSTVTWSDLAWIREIWKGPIVIKGVHTGDDARRAVDEGAAAVVVSNHGGRQLDGVRATIQVLPEVIDAVGGRTEVLLDSGIRRGGDVAKALCLGARAVLVGRAYAYGLGAAGAPGVSRALEILRADLTRTMKLLGVRSVAELNHSLVEVSCRR, encoded by the coding sequence GTGGCGCGACAATTCGTGAACGTCGAGGATCTCCGTCAGGCGGCCAGGCGGCGGCTGCCGCGATCGGTGTTCGATTACATCGACGGCGGCGCGGACGGCGAGGTGACACTGCGCGAGAACGTGCGCGCGTTCGAGGACATCGCCTTCCGGCCGCGCTGTGCGGTGGAGACGCCGCCGCCCGATCTGAAGACCACCGTCCTCGGCCTGCCGATCTCGATGCCGATCATTCTCGCGCCGGTCGGCAGCAGCCGCATGTTCTGGCCGCGCGGTGAAGAAGTCGCCGCCGCCGTCGCCGGCGCCGCCGGGACGATCTATTGCCTGTCCACCCTCTCGGGCTGCCGGCTCGAGGACGTGAAGAAATCGACGCCGGGCCCGGCCTGGTACCAGTTATACCTGTGCGGCGGACGCGAGGTGGCCTCCGCGACGGTGCAGCGCGCGCGTGACGTCGGCTATGCCGCGCTGATCCTCACCATCGACACCGCGGTCGCCGGAATGCGCGAGCGCGACCTGCGCAACGGCGCCAAGGAGCTGCTGACGCGCCGCGTCGGTCCGATGCTGCCGTACGTGGGCCAGTTCCTCAGCCGCCCCGGGTGGCTGCTGCAGTTCTTCCGCGACGGCGGCCTGATGAAGTTCCCCAACGTGATGCTCGCCGACGGCCCGATGCCGTACGCCGACGTCGGCCTCGCGCTCGAGCAGTCCACGGTCACCTGGAGCGACCTGGCCTGGATCCGCGAGATCTGGAAAGGGCCGATCGTGATCAAGGGCGTGCACACCGGCGATGATGCGCGGCGCGCCGTCGACGAAGGAGCGGCGGCGGTGGTGGTCTCCAATCACGGCGGCCGCCAGCTCGATGGCGTGCGCGCGACGATCCAGGTCCTGCCGGAAGTGATCGACGCGGTCGGCGGGCGGACCGAGGTGCTGCTCGACAGCGGCATTCGCCGCGGCGGAGACGTGGCCAAGGCGCTGTGCCTGGGCGCGCGCGCCGTCCTCGTCGGCCGCGCGTACGCCTACGGACTCGGCGCCGCAGGCGCGCCCGGCGTGAGCCGCGCGCTCGAGATCCTCCGCGCCGATCTGACCCGGACGATGAAGCTGCTCGGCGTCCGGTCGGTCGCGGAGCTGAATCACTCGCTCGTCGAGGTCAGCTGCCGGCGCTGA
- a CDS encoding metallophosphoesterase family protein: MARLQRRLRPRSAARTRESAAALKIAALYDIHGNLPALEAVLEEVRGTGVDRVVVGGDVLPGPMPGECLDRLLTLDIPVQCIHGNGDREVLERMRGRESDAVPAQFREPLRWTAQVLSPRHADSLASWPSTLRLNADGIGDVLFCHATPRNDTDIFTSETPAERLRFLFDPAGAPLVVCGHTHMQFDRTIGTTRVVNAGSVGMPFGEPGAYWLLLDRGVELKRTTYDLARAAERIRGTSYPQAEQFAAANVLSTPSAAAILAAYSRVELA; encoded by the coding sequence GTGGCGCGACTTCAACGGCGACTTCGGCCGCGATCTGCTGCGCGAACACGTGAAAGCGCTGCCGCACTGAAAATCGCCGCCCTCTACGACATCCACGGCAACCTGCCTGCGCTCGAGGCGGTGCTCGAAGAGGTCCGCGGCACCGGCGTCGACCGGGTCGTCGTCGGCGGAGACGTGCTTCCCGGGCCGATGCCGGGGGAGTGCCTCGATCGGCTGCTGACGCTCGACATTCCGGTTCAGTGCATCCACGGCAACGGCGATCGTGAGGTGCTGGAGCGGATGCGCGGGCGGGAAAGCGACGCGGTTCCGGCCCAGTTCCGCGAACCGCTGCGGTGGACCGCGCAGGTGTTGTCGCCGCGGCACGCCGACAGTCTGGCGTCCTGGCCGTCCACGCTGCGCCTGAACGCCGACGGTATCGGCGACGTGCTGTTCTGCCACGCCACGCCGCGGAACGACACCGACATCTTCACCTCCGAGACGCCCGCTGAGCGGCTGAGGTTCCTGTTCGATCCGGCAGGCGCGCCGCTGGTCGTGTGCGGTCACACCCACATGCAATTCGATCGGACGATCGGCACGACGAGGGTGGTGAACGCCGGCAGCGTCGGCATGCCGTTCGGTGAGCCCGGCGCGTACTGGCTGCTGCTGGATCGCGGGGTGGAGCTGAAACGTACCACGTACGATCTGGCGCGCGCCGCGGAGCGCATCCGCGGCACGAGCTATCCCCAGGCGGAGCAGTTTGCCGCGGCAAACGTGCTGTCCACACCATCGGCCGCGGCGATCCTGGCGGCCTACTCGCGCGTCGAACTGGCGTGA